From the Manis javanica isolate MJ-LG chromosome 11, MJ_LKY, whole genome shotgun sequence genome, one window contains:
- the PIGC gene encoding phosphatidylinositol N-acetylglucosaminyltransferase subunit C yields MCAQPAPNTKDARWKKVLYERQPFPDNYVDRRFLEELRKNIYARKYQYWAVVFESSVVVQQLCSVCVFVITWWYMDEGLLAPQWLFVAGLVSSLVGYVLFDLVDGGEGRKKSGRTRWADLKSALVFISFTYGFSPVLKTLTESVSTDTVYAMSVFMLLGHLIFFDYGASAAIVSSTLSLNMAIFASVCLASRLPRSLHAFLMVTFAIQIFALWPMLQKKLKARTPRSYVGVTLLFALLALGGLLSVSAVGAILFALLLVSISFLCPFYLIRLQLFKENIHGPWDEAEIKEDLSRFLS; encoded by the coding sequence ATGTGTGCCCAGCCTGCCCCTAACACCAAGGACGCCAGGTGGAAGAAGGTCCTGTATGAGCGACAGCCCTTTCCCGATAACTACGTGGACCGGCGGTTCCTGGAAGAGCTCCGGAAGAACATCTATGCCCGGAAGTACCAGTACTGGGCTGTGGTGTTTGAGTCCAGTGTGGTGGTGCAGCAGCTGTGCAgcgtctgtgtgtttgtgatcaCCTGGTGGTACATGGACGAGGGTCTTCTGGCCCCACAGTGGCTTTTTGTGGCCGGCCTGGTTTCTTCACTGGTTGGCTATGTTTTGTTCGATCTCGTCGATGGCGGTGAAGGGCGGAAAAAGAGTGGGCGGACCCGGTGGGCTGACTTGAAGAGTGCCCTGGTCTTCATTAGTTTCACGTATGGATTTTCACCAGTGCTGAAGACCCTCACAGAGTCCGTCAGTACTGACACTGTCTACGCCATGTCAGTCTTCATGCTGTTAGGCCACCTCATCTTCTTCGACTACGGTGCCAGTGCTGCCATCGTATCCAGCACACTGTCCTTGAACATGGCCATCTTTGCTTCCGTCTGTCTCGCCTCACGCCTGCCTCGCTCCCTGCACGCCTTTCTCATGGTGACTTTTGCCATCCAGATTTTTGCCCTGTGGCCCATGctacagaaaaaactgaaggcacgtACTCCACGCAGCTATGTGGGAGTCACGCTGCTTTTTGCGCTTTTGGCCTTGGGTGGCCTGCTGTCGGTCAGCGCTGTGGGAGCCATACTCTTTGCCCTTCTGCTGGTTTccatctcctttctctgccctttCTACCTCATTCGCCtgcagctttttaaagaaaacattcacGGGCCTTGGGATGAGGCTGAAATCAAGGAAGACTTATCCAGGTTCCTCAGCTAA